The bacterium DNA segment CGAACAACCTCGTCCACGCGACGATCACGGGCCTGAAGGCGCTTCAGGATCCCGATGTCTACAAGCGGCGCCTCGCGAGGTAAATCATGGCCAACACGAACAAACTCCGATTGACGCTCGTGCGCTCGACCATCGCGCGCGACGGGAAGCAGTTGCGCATCGTCAAGGCGCTCGGCTTCCACCGCCTGCATGAGACGGTGGAACACGCGAACACGCCCCAGATCCGCGGCATGGTGAAAAAAGTGATTCATCTCGTGAAGGTGGAGGAGGTCTAACATGGACCTTTCGACGCTCAAGCCGGCCGCCGGCGCGGTCAGGTCGCGCAAGCGGCGCGGGCGTGGCAACGCCTCGGGCCTCGGTGGCACCGCGGGCAAGGGGCATAAGGGGCACAAGGCCCGTTCCGGCAAGAACAAGGGGCCCGGATTCGAGGGCGGCCAGATGCCGCTGATCCGGCGCATCCCCAAGCGCGGATTCGTGAACCCCGCCCACCGTGAATACGCGGTGGTGAACGTGGGCGATCTGGCGCGCTTTGAAGCCGGCGCGGTGGTGGATGTCGAGGCGCTGAAAGACACCCGCCTCGTCCGCAAATTGCACGACGGCGTGAAGGTGCTCTCCGGCGGCGAGCTGGCGGTCGCGCTCACGGTGCGCGCGCACAAATTCTCGGCCAAGGCCAAGGAAAAAATCGAAGCCGCGGGCGGCAAGGCCGAAATTCTCGGCTGACGGAAGGATTGACCGGCGTGATCGGCGCGTTTCAAAACATCTTCAAGATCCCCGAGCTGAAAAGGCGCGTGTTCTTCACGCTCATGATGCTTGCGGTGTTCCGGGTTGGATCGGCGATCCCGATTCCCGGTCTGAATACGGCCGCGTTGGCGGACTTTTTCCGCGGCCAGGCGGGAACCGTCTTCGACATGTTCTCGATGTTTTCCGGCGGCGCGCTCGAGCGCGGATCGATCTTTTCGCTCTCGATCATGCCGTACATCTCCGCGTCGATCATCCTGCAATTGCTCACGGTCGTGATTCCGTATCTCGAACGCCTCTCGAAGGAGGGCGAGGTCGGCCGCCGGAAGATCACGCAGTACACGCGATACGGAACGGTGGTGCTTTCGCTCTTCCAGGGCTTCATGATCGCCGTCGGCCTGGAAAAGGGCATGCTCGGCCAGGGCGTCGTCCTGAACCCCGGCATCCTGTTTCACATCAAGACGGCCGTCACCCTGTCGGCCGGCACCGCGTTCATCATGTGGCTCGGCGAGCAGATCAGCGAGTTCGGCGTCGGCAACGGCATCAGCCTCATCATCTTCGCGGGCATCGTCGCGCGCATGCCCGCCGCGATCTATCAGGTCTTCGTCGATGTCGCGGCCGGCGAGCGCTCGATCCTCATGACGCTGCCGATCCTCATCCTGATGATCTTCGTCATCTTCGCCATCATTTTCGTCGAACGGGCGCACCGAAAAATCCCGATACAACACGCCCGCCGCGTCGTCGGCCGGCGCATGTACGGCGGATCGACGACGCACCTGCCGCTGAAGGTCAACACCGCGGGCGTCATCCCGCCGATCTTCGCAAGCTCGATCCTGATGTTCCCGGCGACGTTCGCGCAGATGTTCGAGCACCCCTGGCTCCAGACGATCGGCGACCTGATGGCGCCGGATTCGGCGTTGTACCTCGTCGTCTACGTTGTGCTCATCATCTTTTTCTGCTACTTCTACACCGCCGTCACCTTTAACCCGGTCGATGTCGCTGAAAATCTAAAGAAATCAGGCGCTTACGTGCCTGGATACCGGCCCGGGAAGCGCACGGCCGATTATATCGACCGCGTGTTGACGAGGGTGACGTTGGGCGGCGCCGTTTATGTGGCGGCGATCTGCGTCTTGCCGACATTCATGATTTCGTTCTGGAAGGTGCCGTTTTACTTCGGCGGAACGGCGCTTCTGATCGTTGTGGGTGTGGCGCTCGACACGATCCAGCAGCTCGAGAGCCACATGCTGATGCGCTCGTACGAGGGTTTCCTCGGGCAACGCGGCCGCTTCAAGGGGAGACGCTAGATGCAGGCCGCGCGGTTCATCCTCCTTGGCGCGCCGGGGGCGGGCAAGGGAACGCAGGCGAAGGTCCTTGCGGATCGCTATGGCATTCCGCAGATCTCCACCGGCGACATCCTGCGCGCGGCGGTCAGGAACGGCACGCCGCTCGGCCTCGAGGCCAAGGCATTTATGGACGCGGGCGACCTCGTCCCGGACTCGGTGGTCGTGAGCCTGATCGATGAGCGCCTGGAGGAGGGCGACGCGGAAAACGGTTTCATCCTCGACGGCTTTCCGCGCACCGGCGCGCAGGCCGCGGCGCTGGATGAGCTTTTGGCCGCGCGCGACACGAGGCTGGATGTCGTCGTTTCGCTCGAGGTCGACGAAGAAAAACTGGTGGAGCGGCTGTCGGGCCGGCTGACGTGCGGCGCGTGCGGTTCCATGTTTCACAAGACGTATTCGCCGCCGAAGATGGACGGCGCGTGCGACAAATGCGGGGGCGCTCTGATTCAGCGCGAGGACGACAAGGAGGAAACGATCCGCCGTCGCCTCGAGAATTACCGCGAATTGACCGCGCCGCTGATCGACTATTACGCGCAAAAAGGACAGCTCAAGCGCGTGGACGGAATGCAGGATATCGACGAGGTGACGCGCCTTGTCGAGCACGCCTTGGGAAGAAATTGAGACGCATGAACGCCATTCACCTGAAAAGCCCGGACGACATCGAGGCGATGTACCGGGCCAACCGCGTCGTCGCCGAGGCTCTACGGGCGATGTACGAGGCGGTGCGCCCGGGCGTCTCGACCGGCGAGCTGGACCGCGTGGCGCGGCGCGTGCTGGAAAAGCACGGCGCGCGCAGCGCGTTCCTGAACTACCCGCACTCCGCGGGCGGTCCGGCGTTTCCGGCAACCGTCTGCGCGAGCGTGAACGAGGTGATCGTTCACGGCATTCCGTCGGACGACACGATCCGGAAGGACGGCGACATCGTCAGCCTGGATTTCGGCGCGATCCTTGATGGATGGGTCGGCGATTCCGCGATCACCGTGGCGGTCGGCGCGGCG contains these protein-coding regions:
- the rpmD gene encoding 50S ribosomal protein L30, yielding MANTNKLRLTLVRSTIARDGKQLRIVKALGFHRLHETVEHANTPQIRGMVKKVIHLVKVEEV
- the secY gene encoding preprotein translocase subunit SecY yields the protein MIGAFQNIFKIPELKRRVFFTLMMLAVFRVGSAIPIPGLNTAALADFFRGQAGTVFDMFSMFSGGALERGSIFSLSIMPYISASIILQLLTVVIPYLERLSKEGEVGRRKITQYTRYGTVVLSLFQGFMIAVGLEKGMLGQGVVLNPGILFHIKTAVTLSAGTAFIMWLGEQISEFGVGNGISLIIFAGIVARMPAAIYQVFVDVAAGERSILMTLPILILMIFVIFAIIFVERAHRKIPIQHARRVVGRRMYGGSTTHLPLKVNTAGVIPPIFASSILMFPATFAQMFEHPWLQTIGDLMAPDSALYLVVYVVLIIFFCYFYTAVTFNPVDVAENLKKSGAYVPGYRPGKRTADYIDRVLTRVTLGGAVYVAAICVLPTFMISFWKVPFYFGGTALLIVVGVALDTIQQLESHMLMRSYEGFLGQRGRFKGRR
- a CDS encoding adenylate kinase, giving the protein MQAARFILLGAPGAGKGTQAKVLADRYGIPQISTGDILRAAVRNGTPLGLEAKAFMDAGDLVPDSVVVSLIDERLEEGDAENGFILDGFPRTGAQAAALDELLAARDTRLDVVVSLEVDEEKLVERLSGRLTCGACGSMFHKTYSPPKMDGACDKCGGALIQREDDKEETIRRRLENYRELTAPLIDYYAQKGQLKRVDGMQDIDEVTRLVEHALGRN
- the rplO gene encoding 50S ribosomal protein L15 codes for the protein MDLSTLKPAAGAVRSRKRRGRGNASGLGGTAGKGHKGHKARSGKNKGPGFEGGQMPLIRRIPKRGFVNPAHREYAVVNVGDLARFEAGAVVDVEALKDTRLVRKLHDGVKVLSGGELAVALTVRAHKFSAKAKEKIEAAGGKAEILG